The following nucleotide sequence is from uncultured Draconibacterium sp..
AATTGCAGCCGATTTGTAGTGGCTACCAGGTCCGTGACATGATTCGCATGAAACACCTTCATCAACTTTAAGACTGGCGAGCAATCCTTTATCAACTGATCCGGCAGTTGAGTGGCATTTTAAACAAGCTTCATTGGTTTTGTCGGCACCTTCCAGCGCATCCATTGCTTTTGCGTGTGGCCCAGCTTCCCAAACCTTAAACTGCTCGCCTTTGTCGGGCTTGTTATGGCACATTTTACATTTTGCTGCACCAATGTACTTATAATTTTGCGCGGTCGCTGCAGTGCTAAATATAACTGCAAG
It contains:
- a CDS encoding multiheme c-type cytochrome encodes the protein MKLKKLIFLLGLAVIFSTAATAQNYKYIGAAKCKMCHNKPDKGEQFKVWEAGPHAKAMDALEGADKTNEACLKCHSTAGSVDKGLLASLKVDEGVSCESCHGPGSHYKSAAIMKNKKMALSKGMTDPTEETCKACHLGEKPEGHVAPKKAWNYDEFVKVIAHDDPTTN